Within Nostoc flagelliforme CCNUN1, the genomic segment CGATTTTGGAAAAACTAAATGAAACCTATCACCAAGCTATAACTTATCATGAATTAGGACGATTGGCTTACAATGTACGCAAATTTAATGAAGCAAAGTCTCATTATCAAAAAGCATTAAATATATGTATTAATTTTAATGACTACTATAATCAAGCAAAACTGTATCATCAACTAGGATTAGTGGCATACGAATTGAGAGAGTTGACGCAAGCACAAAGCTATTATTACAAAGCTTTAGAAATTAAGGTAGAGTTTAATGACCGCCGCTATTCCGAAGCTGTCACTTACCAAGAACTGGGAAGAATTGCTCAACAATTAGGAGAGTTTGAAGAAGCAAGGCGAAACTATCAAAAAGCCTTAGAAATCCGTATGGAATTTGGTGAATATTATTCTCTAGCTAGCAATTATAACCAGCTAGGAAGGATCGCTGCATTCATGGACGAGTTCAAAGAAGCACAGGATAATTATCAAAAAGCCTTAGAAATATTTACCGAATTTGGTGATTATTATGGAGAAGCTAATGTATATCTCAATTTGGGAAATATAGCTCATAAACTATGTGAATTTTCAAAAGCACAGCTTAACTATCAACAAGTTCTCAAAATTGCTAATAAAGTAGGCGATATGCATCAGCAGGCCTGTGCTTATTCCAATTTAGGGATATTAGCTAATGACTTAGGTAAGTTAGAAGAGGCAAAATACAGTTTTTTACTAGCTTTAAATATTTGGTCGGAGTGTAATGATGAGTATTATTTAGAAACTATTGCATTACCAAACATTGCCCGTTTATATCAAGCTACTAAAGATGAGAGCCTTTTGGTAGCAGTAGTACTAATAATCGATATAACAGTACAGGAATTGCGAGAGGCGTGGGAGTAGGAAACACATATTTTCTAGAAAAGTGATTATTAATAGCGTTTCTAACTTTTGAACAACTCAAATATTTTAATTAGCAGAGCCGTAGCGAGTGCAGCCATTATTCCAATGCCCAAACTAACTGTACATAAGACACTAACAGGCATCCAATTTTCTGTCACTCCTAACTCAGATAGCAATGAACCTACAGGATATTTTGCTGCATCTTTAGGATGTATTGCCTCTGGAAATTGCCCTGCTATTGAAACAGCTAATGAACCAGCAGCCAATCCAACTCCAAAAATTGCTACAATACCTTGAAAGGTGCGATCGCGCTCTGAGCTTTCAATCTCTGTTACACCTCGAATTGAATTAATCAAGTCTGTTAATAGTGTTAAGCCTATATTCAAACTTTCATAATCATTAGCAATTTGCAGTAAATATTTACGTTTGACATCCTCAATAAATTGCTGAAAATTATCTAAATTGTTAGGTGTTTGCAAGGCTATTAATTTTTGTTTGATATTTTCTAACCGCCTTTCATAATTAAGCAGATTAATCTCGATTGTACGTTTTTGAGTACCAAGATAATTAAGATTAACAGAGTAGTTCCAAAGAGTATCTTGAACGTTCACTAAAGTTTGACGTAATTTTTTTAAGTCTAATTTACCTGATTTAGCTTTTTTAAACTCTTCTTGATATCGTTTGATATCCTTCCAATCATTACGTAACTGCTTTTTTAAATACTGACTCTGACCGTAAGCCCAAATAATTTTGCTACGATAATGAAATAAGCGTAGCCAGTCAAAGTTAAACTCAGCAGCTTTTTTAGCTGTATTTTCATCAGGGTAAATAAAAATCAGAGTATAGTTGTTTTCTTGAATATCATGAATATTAGAAACTTTACGTAAATCAGGCGGAATATGTAAACGATAACGCCAAAATTCAAATAGCATTCCCCCTAAAAATTGGGTTTGGTCACGAAAGTCTAAATCCCAATTCAAATTAAGTTCGTTTACCTGACTGCATTCTCTCACAATAACTTTCGCATTGTCTGGCGTAAAATTCGAGAGTTGTCCCGATAGCATCCACACCTGTCCAATAGTGCTGGGGGTATTTGACAATTGTTTTTCCAACTCTCTTTTGAGGTCTGTAAAGCAACTAACAGGAATATTCTCATTTTTAGCTTGCTGCACATTTCCCAAGGAATGCTCTACGGAGCAGTCCAGCAGTAATCCGTAGCTATCTCCCAAACGCACAGGATAATACCATCCCTTCAAACTATACTGTACTGTACTACTGTCAAAGGTTTCTTTACCTTGCTTCCCTAAAAGCTCAACATATTCCCCCTCGATAGTATTTCGTTGTTTAATTATGGTGTGCAGTCGCTCAGGAAATCTGCGTACAAATCTTTCTTGATTTTGAGTTATATCTGCGGTGTCTTCTCCCAAGCCATCTCGTAGGTCGTATATAAATAAATTTAACGTTGGATAAATTAGGCTATTCATAAACTTACTTTTATCAGAGAGTTTGTGGTTTAGACAGCTGGCTTCGTAGGCGTTTGAGAAAACTTAAGTTTTTCACTGCTTTTTCTGGCTCCTTTCTAGTTAATACATCAATGGTTAGATTTAAAATCTCATCAGATTCTCGGTCAGGCTCTCCTTCAAAGAACCCAAAAGTTGTTGGTTCTTTATTTTCACGGGGCAGTTCTGTTTCTACTTCCTCTTGAGTGAACATTTGTTCAGAAGGTATATTACCTTTAATCATCTGTAACTGAGCTAAAGCAGCGCAGTAATTATGAGATAACTTAGGGTTTGCCTCAACTACTGCCATTAGTCCTTCTTTAATGAAATCCCAATCATCTGGGTCAAGGTATAACTGTTGTGCGGTATTTTCTAAAGCTTGTTTTTCTTGCGGCCCAAGGGGAGTTTCTAGCTGTTCTAAAGCAATGAGCAAAGCCAGCAAAGTTATTTTAGGAAGTTCAGCCATTGATTTTGCTGTATAAGATATATTTTAATACCAATTTTATATGAAGTTGCATAGAATTAAAAAGTTAGAAACTATGCTTGGCAAGCATTCCAACTTTCTCAAGTTTTATGCAGCTTCACAATAATTTGGTATAAATACTACTAGCGACAGATATAAATAGGCTACGACACGCTTTGGTCGTTGGTATAAATAATTATCCTTGGTTACAAAATCTGACAACCCCTGCCAATGATGCCGAGCAGATTGCTTGCTTATTACATCAACATGGAGGCTTTCAGGTAGTGAAACGACTACCAGTAACGGAAAAGGAAGGAATACTCGTTGTTGAGAAAAATCCATCTTCGCAGAAATTAGTAAACTCAGCAAAACTAAAACAAGCGATCGCAGAGCTTTTTAACGCTCTTTCATCACTCTAGCCAGATAAAATTAATTGTATTTCCAACTTATCCAGAGTTGAATGTCATGTAACCCTGAAATTGATTCATGATATTTTGTAGTGACAGAAATCCGCTTTCTAAAAGAGGAATGTTGAAAATATCTAACCAAGGGTTGAGTAAATTAAAAAATACATATGGCTGAATAATCAAGTGCAAGTTATTTAAAGTTGACTTCCATCCAAGAGTAAAACTCCACCACTTATGCCGACTGTAAACTTCAGGTTCTTTCTGGGATAGTGGAGGAACATTTTTATTTTCTGTTTGAGATTTATTGGCTAAATCTCTTGCAATAGAGTGCCAGCTTACCATTAAATATACACAACAGACAATCTCCCACCACCTTTGAATCTGAGCATAATTGGTTAAGCGAAAATCCGCCCAACCTAATTCGTTTTTAGCTTGTTTCAAGCCATATTCAATCCAATTGCGGAATCCATAGGTGTTGCCAACTGTCTGTTTAATTTCCCCTGGTAAATTAGTCATTAAATACCAAGTTGTATTTTTTCGCTCTTTCAATATATCTTTAGTTATCTTCCAATATCTTATTTCTTGTGCGCCAGGAGGGAGAATTTCTTGGATATAATAGATTTGCTCTTTGCCATTAGCAAATATCCGGTCAAACGTATACCAGTCACTGTTTATTACGTCTGGTACTTCTGACCAAGCTTGATGATTACTCCGCACTGCTAATACATACTTTAACTTACACTCGTCCAAAACTTGGCGGAAAGTTTTACTTTCTCCATATAGACAATCCGCTAGAACTACATCAAATTTAAATCCTAATCCTCGTAATTCTTGAATAATTTCTCCAGCTAATTCTGGTTTAGTCTTATATATATCTTCTTCGTGAAGAGTTGTTTTTGGTTTGAATATTTTAAAAGTTAATGGAAAAACTATTGTCCCTAAAACCCCATAAGCATTAACTGATACTAAACCATTTTCTACTTTGCCTAAGTTCCCTACGTATTGTCTCGATACATAATCTGTACTGTTTCCTTTTTTCTTGTCTCCTGTTTCATCTATTACTAATATAAATGATTCTCCTTTCAACATTGATAATGTTAGAGACAACCGCCTCTCCACCAAACTTTTAATGTCCCAAGGTGAATCAGTTAAAAAATGATGTAAAGGCTGTTCATTATTTAGTCCTACAACTTTGGCTATCTCTGGTAGAGACTTTCTTTTGATTTGAGATATCATTCCCACATGGAGATATTTAAAACTTTCAAAACTTCTCACTTCTGGAAAGATGTCTTCATATGCCGCACAGTAATCATCCACGAAGCCGACGGTTCTGACTGCTTTTCTGGGCGCTATCATCGATGAACTCTAAAACCAAGTCGTTTGTTTGTTATTATACTTTACCCAGAGTGATGAAAGAGCGTTAATAACCTAAAAATCCTTGGCAATCTCCAACAAAAAGCCGCGTCCCGTGTTCTGCACTTGCACCAGTTCTTTATCCAGTAGTGTTTGAATCACTGAATCCGAGAATTGAAATTGCAGCCGATGTAATGGAACACAACCACCACAAAACTGAAGCACACGCAGCAAATGATTGGCTCTGCGGTCAAAGTCGGCTGTTGGGAGTTGAGTGCAGCCCTAGTAAATTACTAGGGGATAAACAGATAAACCCTAGTAATGATCAATTACCAGAGATTAGCCCTAGTAATGACATATCCCCTAGTAAAATGCGACGGCACAAGGGGGAGGGAAGCGGGAGTATTCATTGGCGGGTCATCACCAAGAATGGCAAGAATTACCATCAAGCATACTACCACTACAAGTTTTGGAGTGAGGGCGATCGCAGGCGTGAAATCGTCGAAGTATGTTCCCAAGCGGCTGCTGAATCGAGTTCAGCAGATGGAGTGGGAGAAAGCGGCAATGGGGAGATATTGCAGGTTTTGGGGGTGATGAAATCATCAAAGTAGAATCAGGGCAAACGCACGGTATTTCTGAAACCCTTATAGCATACTGACTTTTCCCGTTATCTCCTTGATTGAGCGATCGCTTACTATACCCCTAGCTCAAAGCCCTATTCTCTCGTGATTTATTGTCACTAATATTAAGTTATTGAGAATATACTATAGTCTGAAACTCCTGCTGCTTCGTTGTTTCATGACTTAACGGGAAAAGTCAGAAACAAGAGTGGTGCTGCTGATCCGATTTGGGGGAATGTTAGGGCTAAGTTTTGTTATCTGTGCGGTACGCAGTTGCGGGCTAGTTGTGGGAATTGTGGTGAGTTGGTGGTGTCGTTGAGGTATAAATTTTGTCCACTATGTGGAAAGCCTTATAAGCATGGAAGTGGAAATCGATGAAAGCTAGATATAGCAACGCTTTCCAGATCATCTTGCAGGTTTTTACACGTATCTCGGCTCAATGCCAAGTTGCTCAAGCTTTAGAAGATTTAGGTTGGGTATAAGTCAGGTATAAATCTTTCTAATTTAGTTCCTCTCTGGAACGTAAATCTATATGGCTATTCTCTTCCAACTTATCGGTACATTAAAATAATTCGTAATTCGTAATTCGTAATTCGTAATTAAGTTTTGTAATGGGGATTTTAACCCAGCCCTTTCAATGCGAACAAATGAACTACTAAAACAAAGGCTGAAACCCGCCCCCAATATAGGTTATCAATGATGAATTCAAGACCCAATTTCTGCCGTAAAGGGTAAACGTCGAGCTTTCACACCAAAACCATAGCCAAGAGCTAGCAGAGTTATAATCAGAATAAAGAGCGTAAGAATCGATCCATTATTAACTGTCATCTGCTTGAAAATACCAATTCCTATACTCTTAGTTTAATCTGGCTTTAACATCCAACAATATTTCGCCTTCTACTTTTATATAGTCAGTGTGCAACAGTCTGTAATGAGTCGTAGGCTGAATCACCTACTCTTTTGCTCTGACTTTTGAGGTTGTGATCCGTGTCTTGTTATTCAATAAAGCCTATATGATTAGTAATCTCATTAGTTAATTGCTAAGAGGCAACTGTTGTTTCCTTGCAGGCTGAGAGGATGCGTTGGTCGTTAGCGCTAATAAGTTTGATTTGATGAAAATTGGATAGGTTAATTTTCATATTTTCAGTTTTTGCTTTATTGTAACTAAGTGATTTAGCAGAAACTGTGTTGTTATTCTGTTTTCCTGTAAAGCAACTAAACTCAGAATTAGGATAGTACAAAGCTCCGACAATATCTCCTTGTTGACGTTGTAATAATAAGTAGGCTTTCCCTATTTGATTAGGTTTAGGAGTTTCGCCGTATAAATATATTCCATCAGCAAGCGGAGCCGATTTGGTTGAGCTATTTGGCAGGCTTTGTCCAGTTGAAGAAGGAATTTCTAAACCGACTAAAGCTAGAGAAAGCAATATAAATGCCGCACTGTTCTGGAGTTTTCTGTTAACAGTTGCAGGTGGATTCATTTGTTTTTTCCTTGCGTTACTGTTGGTTGTACCTACCTTAAACCTCTTGTTGTCTGTATAAATCTTTCTAACGGTAGAGATTAGGGTAGTAATATCAACTTTCAAGCCTTTCCACTATTGGACAGCAGGGCTTACACCACTATCTTCCCTATGCACACACACTATAGGTTTACACCCGTTCTCAAAGTTAATAGCCACCTGTCACTTCCACGAGTATCGATTCCATATCCAGTAGACCGAAAACTTTTGTTATCGTTTTGTGATAAATACTTGCCAATCTGATGATTCTTGAAAAAATCGTATTATTTGATACTTTTTTCTAATGTTTCGAGAAAAAGTAGCGCCTTAACTCAAACAGGTGCATTGACTTTACTACTAGCAATCCAATCACTGCAAAGACAAGTGCGTTCGCTGTTCTTCAGACAGCATAGGGCAATAGGGCAACGGTAGGGGTCAAATACGAGACGCTGCGCGAACAAGACGGTCTTTCGGCTCCCCACCACAATTCTGGTTTTCAGCCAATAACGAAAAAGATTGACTCGTACATCATCCACAAGCGCCAGCGATGTACAGTACTTGTATTCAGTTGTCTAAAAAGTTACCGATACACTGGAAGCTTATTGAGGTTGCCAGAATCGCAATTCGTCTCGAAAATACCTGTCAGTCTTTTTCGATTCGTTCTGCCAGTGATCCCATGCAACGATTACCTCATCTCCCAAATCCTGAATCACCATCTGGGAGGGGGAAAGGGGAAAGGAAAAAAGGGGAAAGGTTAAGAAGTTGTTTGAAACGTGCATAGACTTTTTTTCTTTTCTTTCCCGCTATATGGGTTTGAGAGCCAATACCTAAAACTACGTCTTTAATTGGGAGGGGTCACAATCCTCTCCCAATAATTTCTTACCCCTTTCCCCTTCCCCTTTACCCCTTACCCCGATTCGTGAATTCTCCTCTGGCGACATACAAAGTGCGGTAAGGGTCAGCGTGGGCAACAATAGAACCAACGCCAATGGTGCCTGGTTGAGAGGATGCGTTTTGGAGAGCAGTAATTAAATCAGTCTCCTGGGTGGTTAATTCCGCCAAATAATCTGATTTAATCACCTCGTACTCTTGGGCAACATTCCAAAATTCCTGCCAAGTACATCCAGGTTTAGCCAGCACTGCCCTAATGTCACTAACCGCTTGGGGCAACATTGACAATTGCTCGGCTCGGTAAGCGATCGCAGATTGTGTGCGTTCTTCAATAGCAGCGATGTCTACGACGGGCTATTCGGGGGAGCTAAACCTATGTCAAAAGAGGCAGGGGAGCGGGGAGCACAAAGCTTGGGGGAGGATTAGAAGGAGCTTGTACTCCGACCAATCGAGAACGCCCTTCTAGGGCGGGGCTTGATACCCATGTTCCGCTCCGCTTCACGGCTTCAGGACTTTCTATTGCTCCCCCTGCTCCCTGCCCCCTGCCCCTTTGCCTCTTCGGTCAATAAGCATAATAAAAAAAGGTATTGCAAAATTTTCTAAATTGTTTATAGTTATTTTGTTGAACTAAAGCAGTTCAGCTTTCAATTAATCTGTTTTGAGTAAATAGGATATATGGCTACGATAAAAATATCTGAATTGCAGCCGAAAAACCAATTTGAGAAAGTTTCTGATGCCGATTTACAGGCAGTCAATGGAGGACAAGCCTTCCAATTGGTGTTAGGTT encodes:
- a CDS encoding caspase family protein yields the protein MVVGINNYPWLQNLTTPANDAEQIACLLHQHGGFQVVKRLPVTEKEGILVVEKNPSSQKLVNSAKLKQAIAELFNALSSL
- a CDS encoding IS701 family transposase, giving the protein MIAPRKAVRTVGFVDDYCAAYEDIFPEVRSFESFKYLHVGMISQIKRKSLPEIAKVVGLNNEQPLHHFLTDSPWDIKSLVERRLSLTLSMLKGESFILVIDETGDKKKGNSTDYVSRQYVGNLGKVENGLVSVNAYGVLGTIVFPLTFKIFKPKTTLHEEDIYKTKPELAGEIIQELRGLGFKFDVVLADCLYGESKTFRQVLDECKLKYVLAVRSNHQAWSEVPDVINSDWYTFDRIFANGKEQIYYIQEILPPGAQEIRYWKITKDILKERKNTTWYLMTNLPGEIKQTVGNTYGFRNWIEYGLKQAKNELGWADFRLTNYAQIQRWWEIVCCVYLMVSWHSIARDLANKSQTENKNVPPLSQKEPEVYSRHKWWSFTLGWKSTLNNLHLIIQPYVFFNLLNPWLDIFNIPLLESGFLSLQNIMNQFQGYMTFNSG
- a CDS encoding zinc ribbon domain-containing protein is translated as MFHDLTGKVRNKSGAADPIWGNVRAKFCYLCGTQLRASCGNCGELVVSLRYKFCPLCGKPYKHGSGNR